GATGTTTCCGTCCGCAACTGGCACAGCTGCGTGAGGCAGGCAGAGGTAACTCCTTTCATCTGTCTTTTCAAGCGCGATTTCTTGATGTCGATGGACTTCTGCCGCAGCGCATCCAGTCGCTCTATCACCTGGCGATATTCATCCTTGAACGCAAACAGGTCAACATGGCTTGTCGGCAAATCCTTCTTAAGGTCACAATCAAGGATCaccgttggctgcagctcaGGCGGCAGGGGCCGAGGCGCCAGTACCGATACTGAACCTACGCCCGTCCGACGGTGCTTCGGGGCTGGGTAGagtgagcttgacaacTCCAGGGCAGCTTCATGGTCGGATTCGTAGTGGCAGTAGGGAGGTCGAGTGCATCTCCGCTCGCCGTCTACGATTATGATGCTCGATAGGTCAAACAGCTCACAAATGTCGAAGTGCGGAACGCGCTGGAATTGAGGCCCAGATTGGCTCCAGGCCATCCTGTCGAGGGGTCATAATGCGATTTTAAAGAACGAAGTGAACTATCACTATAAACGTAGGCGCGGAAGTAGTTACAACGTTACATATGAACACCCTGCGGCACCTTGGCCCAGTAAGATGTGTAACAAAAAACTGGAAGCAGGCCTATTATGTCTTGTAAAACTGTGCACTCGTTAATTCTGTACGCTTGAAGGTGCAAACGATACATTGGCGCGTGCCCTCCCGCCGGCAGGGTGGAAGGCGCCTACACCACGACACCCGGGATAACCACCTACTACCGACTTCACTCGCGTCCCAGACAGCGCCAAAGTAACACAAGCGTGTACACACTTACTTGGCGCTACTCAGCCGTCACTATGTGAACAGGTGCTGTGGAATCTTGTCGGCGACATTGTGGAGGCCTGCCGGAGAATCCGCTCTTATTGTTGTTACGTCTCACACATACAGCAAACAACACATGATACTGTTTGAGATACTTGGTCATAGCCGGCTACAGTGCCTCAACAGGGCCAATTTTTGGATCGGTCTGGGAAACTGTGTCGGTAATGTCAGCCCGTACGCTGTGGCAGTGTACACCTGTAATAGACCACTCCAATGCGCCGCTGCACTATCAACGCGTCCTGTGAGAGAGCTCTCCGGCGCTATCAGGTCAATCGCAACTTCGGCTGTGCGATGTGATAACTCGATGGAGGAGCTCGGTATGTGCTGCCTACAAGCGCGCCATATGATCGCAGGCCCGCCCATAAAGCGGCCTCTACGCTACCTAGATATGAAGACATTCCGGATGTTTCTGAAGCAACAGAAGATACGGGACATAGAAAATGAGAAGAGAGCCATAGCACAAGCGCATGCCAAGCCACCTCCAGGTACGATGCGTTAACCACCTTAGCGTCACCGTAGACGAGCAGCAGCTCATACCATAAACGGAATATAGATATGTCTAGCAACTGGATAGACTTGACCGATATAGTTGTGCAGAAGGATGGGGCATCTTGGAGTTCCTTAATGCAGCAGGTATCACGGAAGGAGCTGAGCTCATAGCTGAATCGTTCCAATCGTGGAACGAATTCATCAGCAGCACTATGGAGGTCAGGCGGATAATACGGCAACTCATATCCCGTAGGAGCTCTATGCGAACAGCAGCATGACCAACAAACAGCGGCGCACCATCTTCAAGCATATCACGTTCGTCGAGTGCGTGGGAAAACACATGGTAACTGCAGGTTATACAACCACGGCATGTGGCCGCTTGGCAAATACGATGACTATATTAGTACCTTTCAGGTGGGGTTGGTGATGAGCAGACTCATCTGGAGTAGGCCAAACCGCTAGCAAACGAGGGTATGCCGTGGGAGTCAGAGGACGACGCTGAGCTCCTGCGGCTTGCCGAGTTCTACGACGCCGAATACGGGGACCCCTGGTTGTACTTGTCGTGGGAGATGCAGCGCACGCCGGAGGATGTCCAAGAGCGGTACATCCAGTTGGTAACTATTCCCAAGTACCGCAGCGACACCTGCGAAATCGCAGTTACCAAGGCGCACAAACCGCTGCTCATGAATAGAAAGTTCAAGCTGGATCCGCCGTTTTTGTACATAATTCCGTCAAAAGAGAACTTCCCACTCACGCCCGTGTACCGCAATCTCGAAGACCGCACGCCTGTTGAGCCCAAGGAGACATTTTCAAAAAAGTTCCAGGTGTACAGGCGGCCCGAGTGTTTTAAGAACTAATCGCAAACTAATTTATTGCCCACAAATCTTCCTGGACCGCGTTCACGCTGGCAATGAAAGGCTTCGAGGCCAAGAGTGCAGCGGGGTAGCCGCAAATCACACATGCCCTCGACAGGTACTCGTTGTATGCCGATACGCTACGCTCATCCACTCGCCTTTCGAATTCCCTGTGCAGGCGTTTTAGCTCTAACAGATCAGCTCCGCTCAGCAAACTGCGAAGCGTTGTAGCCACGCAGGAACGATGAAATGCGTGCGCGCAGGGAAATACGATGAAATGACCTGTATGCAGTGGGTGAGAGCATGACATGCAGTTTCTGTCCACGGGCAGGCTAACGCAGCGGCGAGAAGCCATCTCAATTTCCGACTTGGTCTCGGCGATGCATGCGCAGAGGTGGTCAACCTCCTGGCGACGCTCCTCCAGGTCGGATTCATACTCGGCCACAGACCTCGAGATGATGCTGCTCAGGTCGCCCAATTTCGTGTCTTCTGGGAGCAGGTGCAAAAGGTCGTGCACTTGTAGCAGTCCGTTTGACGTGTCAATGATGGAGCCCAAAGATGCCTCGCCATTGCGGGAAGACTGGAGCAGAATGTAGCGCCAGAGACGGCAACGGGTAAATTCGTCTGACGGCCTCATTGCGCACTGTTTCGCCAATTCCATATTGTTCTGGGAAAGCGCCATTTCCAGCGCATCCTCGTTCATGCCGCATAAACTTTGCAAGACAATAAAGGGCACAGACCACCGGCTGTCCGTTGACGATTTGACCTTTAGATAGCGAAGTGCTATAGCGAGGTCAATGTGGCGGAAATCTACCAGATTCTTGTTGAGTACTTCCAACAAGGGCTCCTCAGTCTCCAAGTTAGCTAAAAGAAGGATGTAGCAGCACCACAGCAGCGAACGCTTCGACTCCTCGTGCGCAGTTTCGTTGGAAAAAAGCAGCCGTTCCACCATGCCCAAGGAGTGGCGCAGGTAACGCTCATTTCGCATCATCAGCGGCAAAAGGGCAATGGGGAGCAGTATCACCGGGTCCAGCTTGCTGAACGAGGCCTGCTCAAACAACGCTGGGGCGTCCATGAACATCAGCGGGGCAAACCTCAGCACCAAAGCGTCTCGCTTATCGCTGGGAGGCATCTTAATGAGCTCCCTCAATGCCCCTTCAACGTTGCCACTGTTAATCATGTAGTAGACCACGTTTGACGAATCGCGGCGGATACGGGCGAAATCCACACACTCGTCCCCGCAGCCCATAACGGTCTGCAGCAGAAAGTTGATCGAGGGTGCCAGCTCATCAATGTGCGCCAGCGACCCTATGGTGGAAAACAGCTTTCGCCGGTACTCCTCACACCGAGTTGCCAGGGCACCAGTGTCAATGCCCGACACGCCGCGGCTCGCCTGCAGGGTGAGGAAGACGTCCCGGTAACGGTACCCGAGCATTTCGATAATCCATACTGTGAGGATGATGAAACGCGGATTGTACCGGTACCAattgcgctgctgcagttTCATGGTGATGTACTCCACAACCGCTTCCTCCTGGTGCTTTTTTAGAAAGTTGAGACAAATGTTCTCAAAGTTAGGGTAGCTAGCCTCCACCTGTCCATACATACGCGCCGACTCAAGGTATTTCCCACGTTCGTACAAGTCATAAGCGCTTTTAAGTAGTACGTTGTCGCGTTGCCCTGAGGTCTTACAGCTGGAAAGGGCGTTGGCGATGTCACCCTTGAACAAATAGTGCTTCCACGCATCTTCGGACTCCGCGCTGACACTGACCTCGAACATGCCTTCGGTGGCATGGAGCCACACTTCACCCGTCAAACGGTCGCGCAACAGCCAGTGCACCTTGCCAAATGCGCCGTGAGGTAATGGCAGCGTGCCAACTTGTTTACCGACTATGGTGTTCACCACGCCTATGGTGTCGTCGTATAGAAGGAGCAGCGAATCACGGACCACCACAACGCTTCTAGGCACCTGGATGGCGGGGCGGCGCAAGAAGGTCCTCACATGTCGCAACTTGGTCTCTTGCAGTGATGAAAGAGGATGTTGTGGCGTCATAATATAGGTTATCACGCTGGGCGGGAACTTCAAACAACTTGAAGCGTCGTCTGCCACACGATACGGGACGTTCACGAATACTATCCCCGTAGCATTCGCCCAGAATAAGTCGTGGCTCCCGTCACTACGCTCGGAGACGATGATATCCCCGATTGGTCCAGCCAGCGGCACCTCGTATCGCAACGCATTGGCACCCGTCTTCGAGTACTTCGAAAAGGTGTCATCGAACGACGTGCCTCCAAAGAACTCGTAGAGGCAACGTGTGGACGAAGCCACCAACACATGACAGCGTCCGCCGCGATACACCACGGGAATAATGCCTATGTCGAGTACTGGCTCCCCATCCGGTAACTTATACTGCGTGCGAAAGGCAAAGCTCGCTTGGCGGTAGTTAATGCGCCCCTCAAGCAGGCTGCCGCGCTGGGTGCCTAGTAGGAACGATCCAGTGAAGTCCTCACTTGTCGCCTCCGTGAAACAAGCAGAGCGCACGAAGCACCCGTTTAAACTTGTTAGCGATACCAGGTCAGGGCTTTGAAAGTTGGAGTACCAGTGGTGTCCGGATGCGAGGCATGCGATACAGTGGAAGGATTTCGTGTCTACGAACAGTCGTTGCACCTCAGAAGCAGCCCCTACTTAGCGATGAGGAAATACATGCGATACATTTGACGTACCTTGTGCCTTGGGGCGCAAAGTCACACATTCAGCCGACGTATGGGTTGATCTGGAATCCTGAGTTGAACTTGATGGGCAGGTGTAGCGCAGAATCCGACCATCCTGCAGACCAAACCACACCGACTTATTAGAGACGGTGAGGGAGCTGACTTGGCGTTGATTTACAGCTTTGAAGCCCCGTGGCTCCGCATAAACCTTAACAGGCATCCTGCTGGTACGTCATGTTATAACAGCAAAAACAGATACAGCCACAAAGCGCTACACTGCCCTCCCAGGCAAGCTACATTTTACATTATAACCTTATAGTTGTCATTTCATCAGGCGGCGCAATAAACGCCCTTATCTGTGTGTCATAAGTACCGCCGTTCGATACCCCTCATTCTATGCTACGAAGCAACGGCTTGCGATCGTCACCCACGCCCCTTGCTAATAATATTGATGTTTTAATTAGTATCTAAGACTTATATGCGTCCTTGTACCGAAATGTGTGACTGCCGTTGCAGTGTCTCATCCACACACACGCATAGAATCTTGCATCACGGGATAAAGGCAGCTTAAAAATTGTTTACATTGACCATGTAAAACATGTCTACCACACCATCGAAATTGTTGCCAATAGCATCGGATCGATGGCCTGGCCTGTGTGGAGAATTTATAGAGAAACTGTTGAATTTAGGCGTAGAAACTGGCGCCATCATCGCAACCAAGAATCCCAACAGAGTCTATCTAAAGAAGGGGCTTCTCAATGCCACTCGTGGGAGATCTCTCACGCATTTCGTGAGGTTCCTGGGACCTACGGAAAAACAACACTTAAAGACAATGATACACATGGAATGCCCAGTCATCTGCCCCAATCGGAAGGTGTAGGTCTTATCTCTATTTTGCGCTGCACAACGATATCCAGCATGATACCCCCGGTAGAATCGATGCCAAATAATGTTATGAAGTCGGCCAAAAAATTGCGAAACTTCTTCGGAGTGCCCGAGGCACAGATATGCCGTGGATGCATCAAACGTGTCAGATGCAGGAGGTACCAACAAGTAAGTCTGAAGAAGCAATTGTTCCATTTAATCTTGCGGGAGATATAGATGCACATGTTTGTGTGTTATTTGTAATTTGTGCAAGTGTATCCAGCTGTTCTGTTCCTGCTCGAATTCTTAGTTATCGCTTGAAGCATAGCTTCTGTAACCGTTTTCATGCCAGGTACAAATCGAGTGGCATTCACGCTTACAATGTAATTTCGCGTAACCGTGGCTGGAGGCTCGGGAAAAACACTGGTGCCAAAACATCCGCATGTCTGTGTATATTCCACGCAGGTAGAGAGGGATCTTCCTGATCTCAGTGACGTTACCGCCGTTCTCATTGGAGTCTATTCCATTTGCAAAATATACATGCAAGGTTCGGATTTAGTGGTGCCACAATCATCACTTAAGGAGATTTCCTCGGTTTCATCTGTTATGGATGCACTGTTACATTATCTTCGAGCGTCACCACAGCGTATAGATGTAAGTATTATCCGCATTAAGCTTATATAAGTGGCAGTATGAGCAATTAGGCGGCGAAAAGGCCGAGCGGTTGGTTCAAAAACACGCGAAATTTAAGGAGGCAAAGCGGCTTGAGATATTGAAGCAAAAGGTTAGTTGGGTGACTAGGTATGCATTACTGCAGTGTTGAACTACGTTGTGTTTAAGGCATATTGCTAAGCACGATCACACAAATCGAACGTTAGAGATTGCGCGGCCGTCTTCACTGTTTACAGGTTTTCAACATGCCAGCTGGCTTTGGGGCAATGCCATCTGCTAAGACTTACATGGCAAGCTTCCAACGAGATCTATACAACAAACTTAACAAAATCAACACCAAAGGGAAAGAAGACGACTCGTTGTGGGTGGAGGATCACGGAGACACCACGTTAGACTGTGATCGGGGCGAAGATTTTCTTGAAGGATTACACAAATTAAATGCAGTCAAAAATTCATTAACCCGAGTTTTACAGTCTCCAGATGTTACACAACCTGAGAAAATCCATCAGTTACATCCACAATGTACAAATTTTAGAATGAATTATGAGACTCCAATCGGTACAGACGTCGACCTTTTGCGATACGATATGGTTAGCGATAAGTTTATTGAGGGTATAAAAGTGAACGCTAAAGGAAGGGTTGTTGTGGACCTGGACAGCCATGTACCAGCAATTGGGAGTGATGACACGGATTTAACACCCGGAATTGAATCTTACCGTGCAGTTACGGCACGAAAGGCAGGCAACTATTTGTCACTTATGAACAAGATACGCTCCCATGCGGTGGGCTTGCCTTTTTTGAAAAAAGTGCAGTACAACTACCAATGCCAGAGTTCTGGCAGCAAAGATAGCCTGGGACGTGTTAGCGATCAAGAAGAACGGGAGGCGCTTTCAGAGCTCGCTATAGCACTCCACTCACACGAATCGTGACAAATGAGCATATAAAAGTGGCAGCCGTCACGCTACTTACAATGTCAAACCCATTATAATGTAGTTCAACTTGTATACAAGGCTGCACATTCAGCTCCGGTTGGCCATTACTCGATTGACATGCCTGATATATAGGGTGATATATGGTGGCAGAATGTCACTCCTTTTCCGCCTTGGGTACCGGTTTTCGGTATGCGCCACCTAGTTACCAGTTATCTCGGACGTCACTCGTATAAACACTGCTCGAGCATTGCCGTTTATCACCATACCACTTGTGATGGCAAGCGGGCGATACAGAGCTCAAAAACGCAAACTTCACATCGATACGCGGTAacaccatcactgcatgTTCTGCACCAAATGTCAGGATGTTGATTCATGAAAGTTAATAAGACCAAATATTAAGCTGTCAAGTCATACTAGGTCTAAGCATCAAGATGCTGTGCACCTAACGGGGCCGTGTATTTTCGCAACTGCTATGCTAACAAGCTACGCCAAGCGTTATTGATATCTCGTTCGCCCAAGGGGTTGTGGAGGAGTGCTCAGCTTTGTTAATGAACTTTCCGTTGCCACATGGAGTCGGGTATGCAGACATTTAGTTGTATGGAGCTGCATGAACGCAGGTCTAATTGCGTCACGAGCTCGATTCGCGAGACGCCCATAGTTGTTTTTGACGCCAGTGCAGTGGACGAAGACCgtatccacaaagcttgcTAAAACTGCATTTCAAAAACTTGGAGTGTTTCGTGAGTGGTGAAGAGATGCCAACCCACTGGTGCTGCGGGCTCAGAATCAACGCGTGGCGGCTTATCCAGCTATTGTATGCTCTACTCagtagaaagcccagaagCCAGCGAGGTCGTAGAGCACGTTCAATACATCTTTGTTCACATCGCTCAACGCACTGCGTATATCTGAACTACGCACCTTACCACGCTTTGGTTGCCCCTCGTAACCCAGAGTTTCCAAAACACTTATCAAACTGTGCTCCTGAATAGAAGCCGGTCCTTCCATAAATGCATCTGCAGCCGCATCAATCAAACAACGCAGGCCTGCATACAACATAGGTGCAATGCCTACGAGAACCACTGCGCAAACTTCTGGGTCATGCGTGCACGAGGAAGCCCACGTCGCCTGTAAGCTGTAGGTACGATTATAGCGGCGTGTCCTTTTAATGTAGTCCAAGAACTTCTCGGTACTATGAACAACTTTACCAAGGTTCTTTGCGATGGTTTCAGGTTCAATACTCTGAGTCTGTAAGACATTCTCGTAATCACTTATGGCAATATCCTTAAATGCCCTGTCGAAAAAACCGAGGTTGCTATCCATAGCCACATTGTATCGTGTCAACAGCTCCTTTACATATGGATGGTGGTGAACCTCCAGTTGCATCAGGAACTCCTTTGAAACGCTTTTTACATCCTAAAGATCTCGCATCTCCATCTTGTCAACAGTTTTGTCTGCCAGGGAACTGATGAGTGCGGCACCCAATGCTGCTACGTTTCTTTTAGCACCATCTCCCCTCACGGccaccaaccagtcaatggcTTCCTTCACGTTGCGAgggacattggtcaacgaaTTGTATACCATTTTGAAGGGTTAGTTAAATTACGCAATTATTGTAATGAAATCGTGTGAATATCGTGCCTATCTACTAATTGCGTCGCGAAGATCCCGCGTATGTAATAGGAACACTGAATGGAGGTAATGTCGTAATAGCGGGGAAGGACAAGACAAGTGTTGTTGCCTTCTAATACATATGCGCTTTAGCACGGTATGCGAATTCTTCTTAATGCGAACGAGGCAGACCTAGGCAAAGCAACGGCGACCCAAGTGCCGTATCGCAGCCAGTTCTAGACAATAAGCGTGGCATGTACTATGTAAAGCGCGAGTGATAGACGTGCATAAGTTTTAGCCAAAAAGGGCGTATACAGTAGCTCTGCATGTTGAATCAATGTGTCACAATGTGTAGATATTTCAACAATGTTGCAAGTGGTGTGTTGCTGCGCTTATGGAGTCGCGCGTTACACGCTGTTGATCGACCTCGCAATCATTCGGTGACGGAGTCAGACGATTCTTCTACTGTCTAACGTGCGTATCGTAATTGTTTTGTGCTTTAGGTGATTGCGGCAACTGCGATTCCTAAGGTTTCTTGGCATGTAACAACTTCAGACGATGGCACCGTTGGTCGCCTTCCCTATAAATCAGGCATCATATCAGCGGTGATCGGCGGTTGCTGCAGAGTCTAGTGCACAATTAGTTTAGGTACTGCTGTGTGTATGCGT
This sequence is a window from Babesia bigemina genome assembly Bbig001, chromosome : I. Protein-coding genes within it:
- a CDS encoding Pep3/Vps18/deep orange family protein, putative; translation: MPVKVYAEPRGFKAVNQRQVSSLTVSNKSVWFGLQDGRILRYTCPSSSTQDSRSTHTSAECVTLRPKAQGAASEVQRLFVDTKSFHCIACLASGHHWYSNFQSPDLVSLTSLNGCFVRSACFTEATSEDFTGSFLLGTQRGSLLEGRINYRQASFAFRTQYKLPDGEPVLDIGIIPVVYRGGRCHVLVASSTRCLYEFFGGTSFDDTFSKYSKTGANALRYEVPLAGPIGDIIVSERSDGSHDLFWANATGIVFVNVPYRVADDASSCLKFPPSVITYIMTPQHPLSSLQETKLRHVRTFLRRPAIQVPRSVVVVRDSLLLLYDDTIGVVNTIVGKQVGTLPLPHGAFGKVHWLLRDRLTGEVWLHATEGMFEVSVSAESEDAWKHYLFKGDIANALSSCKTSGQRDNVLLKSAYDLYERGKYLESARMYGQVEASYPNFENICLNFLKKHQEEAVVEYITMKLQQRNWYRYNPRFIILTVWIIEMLGYRYRDVFLTLQASRGVSGIDTGALATRCEEYRRKLFSTIGSLAHIDELAPSINFLLQTVMGCGDECVDFARIRRDSSNVVYYMINSGNVEGALRELIKMPPSDKRDALVLRFAPLMFMDAPALFEQASFSKLDPVILLPIALLPLMMRNERYLRHSLGMVERLLFSNETAHEESKRSLLWCCYILLLANLETEEPLLEVLNKNLVDFRHIDLAIALRYLKVKSSTDSRWSVPFIVLQSLCGMNEDALEMALSQNNMELAKQCAMRPSDEFTRCRLWRYILLQSSRNGEASLGSIIDTSNGLLQVHDLLHLLPEDTKLGDLSSIISRSVAEYESDLEERRQEVDHLCACIAETKSEIEMASRRCVSLPVDRNCMSCSHPLHTGHFIVFPCAHAFHRSCVATTLRSLLSGADLLELKRLHREFERRVDERSVSAYNEYLSRACVICGYPAALLASKPFIASVNAVQEDLWAIN